One Setaria italica strain Yugu1 chromosome I, Setaria_italica_v2.0, whole genome shotgun sequence DNA window includes the following coding sequences:
- the LOC106804276 gene encoding uncharacterized protein LOC106804276 — protein MGPSAGAGVVLISPKGNTLRYAIRLHFKASNNDTEYEALVNGLRIAIELGATRLYVLDDSELVDDQVMKESSCKSPLMAAYCQELRKLEGELWGIELHHVQRKDNDTIDSIAKLAAKQDPVPDGVFMNDLHEPSARIQVVVRRCERWQFYAWQTHLPAQELQTIPITWPFVFWGLDMVGPLKSAPGGRDHLLVAVDRFTKLIEAKPITNIGTQEAVGFFLNIVYQFGVPNCIITDNRTNFTGKKFLDFYDGYGFRVDWASVGHSRTNGQVE, from the exons ATGGGACCCAGTGCGGGGGCTGGTGTTGTCTTGATCTCTCCAAAGGGAAACACGCTCCGCTACGCAATCCGTCTCCACTTCAAGGCCTCAAACAACGACACAGAGTACGAAGCCCTCGTCAACGGGCTACGTATTGCCATCGAGCTCGGCGCGACACGGCTCTACGTCCTCGATGACTCAGAACTAGTGGATgaccaagtcatgaaggagtcctCCTGCAAAAGTCCACTCATGGCAGCATACTGCCAAGAGCTGCGGAAGCTCGAGGGCGAGTTATGGGGAATCGAACTGCACCACGTCCAGCGAAAGGACAACGACACTATTGACTCCATAGCAAAATTGGCGGCCAAGCAGGATCCGGTCCCGGACGGAGTCTTCATGAACGATCTTCATGAGCCATCCGCCCGCATCCAG GTTGTGGTCCGCAGGTGCGAGAGGTGGCAGTTCTACGCCTGGCAGACTCACCTGCCGGCACAggaactccagaccatccccatcacctgGCCATTCGTATTCTGGGGCCTCGACATGGTCGGACCCCTCAAAAGTGCCCCAGGTGGGCGTGACCACCTGCTTGTGGCGGTGGACAGGTTCACAAAGTTGATCGAGGCGAAGCCCATCACCAACATCGGCACACAAGAGGCAGTCGGGTTCTTCCTCAACATCGTCTACCAGTTCGGCGTCCCTAACTGTATCATCACAGACAACAGAACAAACTTCACCGGCAAGAAGTTCCTGGATTTCTACGACGGTTATGGCTTCAGGGTCGACTGGGCCTCGGTCGGACACTCACGAACCAATGGTCAGGTCGAGTAG